A genomic segment from Thermodesulfovibrionales bacterium encodes:
- a CDS encoding rubredoxin, translated as MQKWKCVVCGYIYDPEAGDPDGGVAPGTSFENLPDDWTCPVCGASKDMFEKI; from the coding sequence ATGCAAAAATGGAAATGCGTTGTCTGCGGTTATATCTACGATCCTGAAGCCGGCGATCCCGACGGAGGCGTGGCTCCCGGTACATCCTTTGAAAATCTTCCCGATGACTGGACCTGTCCCGTCTGTGGCGCGTCAAAGGATATGTTCGAAAAGATTTAG